A region from the Candidatus Electrothrix scaldis genome encodes:
- a CDS encoding toxin HicA — protein sequence MGKIEKTLFDINKNPNDVKFTDLCKICDFYFGKARQSGSSHRIYKTPWQGDPRVNIQNKKGKAKAYQVKQVLKAIEKLEVKNGVKK from the coding sequence ATGGGCAAAATAGAAAAAACTCTGTTTGATATTAACAAAAATCCAAATGATGTGAAGTTCACAGATTTATGCAAAATTTGTGATTTTTATTTTGGTAAAGCACGCCAATCTGGTAGCAGTCATCGGATCTACAAAACACCTTGGCAAGGAGATCCTAGAGTAAATATTCAGAATAAAAAAGGTAAAGCAAAAGCATACCAGGTTAAGCAAGTGCTGAAAGCTATTGAAAAGTTGGAGGTAAAAAATGGCGTTAAAAAATGA
- a CDS encoding nucleotidyltransferase family protein: protein MLTKEKITEILRGKYPYLMAEYGVKRLGLFGSYARGEQTEESDVDLVAEFERPIGLRFVEFTEYLENILGKKADVLTRQALVSRW, encoded by the coding sequence ATGCTGACGAAAGAAAAGATTACTGAAATTCTCCGAGGAAAATATCCCTATCTTATGGCAGAGTACGGCGTAAAAAGGCTGGGCCTGTTCGGTTCTTATGCCAGGGGCGAGCAGACGGAAGAAAGCGATGTTGACCTTGTGGCGGAATTTGAACGCCCGATCGGTCTCCGATTCGTCGAGTTTACAGAGTATCTTGAGAATATTCTGGGAAAGAAGGCCGATGTTCTGACGCGGCAGGCTCTGGTGAGCCGCTGGTGA
- the gatA gene encoding Asp-tRNA(Asn)/Glu-tRNA(Gln) amidotransferase subunit GatA, with protein sequence MDLYNLTLQQAKDKLLAREITSVALTESILHRIDQVEGKVKAYLSLHKDQAMAAAQEADKKLQAGQGGMLCGLPLSVKDVLCTSTMPTTCGSKMLEGFVPPYDATVVEKLRDAGAVLLGKVSMDEFAMGSTNENCAYSVPENPWKAGYVAGGSSGGSAASVAAGECLGSLGSDTGGSIRQPSSLCGVVGMKPTYGRVSRYGLIAFASSLDQIGPLTKDVADCALVMNVIAGHDARDSTSIKQDVPDYTAALKDDMQGVRVGIPKEYFGEGLDPEVDKSVRAGIDMLKEAGAEIVEVSLPHTPYCVAVYYLIAPAEASSNLARFDGVRYGMRDLDADSLIDMYKQTRSQGFGEEVKRRILIGTYALSAGYYDAYYKKASQVRTLIKDDFAKAFTQCDVIASPVAPTPAWQIGQKAGDQLSLYLSDILTISANLAGIPGLSVPCGFSADGLPIGMQLQASHFQEEALLRAAWNVELRAGVKGKCPEL encoded by the coding sequence ATGGATTTATATAACCTTACCCTGCAACAGGCAAAAGACAAACTGCTTGCGCGTGAAATTACCTCGGTTGCCTTAACCGAATCCATATTGCATCGTATTGATCAGGTCGAGGGCAAGGTCAAGGCCTACCTGAGCCTGCATAAGGATCAGGCAATGGCTGCCGCACAAGAGGCGGATAAGAAATTGCAGGCAGGGCAGGGGGGGATGCTCTGCGGGCTGCCGCTCTCCGTCAAGGATGTACTCTGCACCTCAACGATGCCCACCACCTGCGGTTCAAAGATGCTGGAAGGCTTTGTGCCCCCTTATGATGCCACTGTGGTCGAGAAGCTGCGTGATGCCGGTGCGGTCTTGCTGGGTAAGGTGAGCATGGATGAGTTTGCAATGGGCTCCACTAATGAAAACTGTGCCTATAGTGTTCCTGAAAATCCCTGGAAGGCTGGCTATGTGGCTGGTGGCTCCAGTGGTGGCTCTGCGGCCTCGGTTGCTGCCGGAGAATGCTTGGGTTCGCTCGGTTCAGATACCGGTGGTTCCATTCGTCAGCCCTCTTCGCTTTGCGGCGTTGTGGGTATGAAACCCACCTATGGTCGGGTTTCTCGTTACGGGCTGATCGCCTTTGCCTCCTCGCTGGATCAGATCGGACCGCTGACCAAGGATGTTGCGGATTGCGCCCTGGTGATGAACGTCATTGCCGGTCATGATGCCCGTGATTCTACCTCTATCAAACAGGATGTACCGGATTATACTGCCGCCCTCAAGGATGATATGCAGGGTGTCCGGGTAGGTATTCCCAAGGAATATTTTGGGGAAGGACTGGATCCCGAGGTAGACAAGTCGGTCCGTGCCGGTATTGATATGCTCAAGGAGGCTGGAGCAGAGATCGTCGAGGTTTCCTTGCCCCACACCCCGTACTGTGTGGCGGTGTATTACCTCATCGCCCCGGCTGAGGCCAGCTCTAACCTGGCCCGTTTTGATGGGGTGCGCTACGGTATGCGCGATCTTGATGCGGACAGTCTGATTGATATGTATAAGCAGACTCGTTCTCAGGGCTTTGGTGAAGAGGTGAAGCGGCGCATCCTTATCGGTACCTACGCCCTTTCTGCCGGGTATTATGATGCCTATTATAAAAAGGCCTCTCAGGTTCGTACCCTGATCAAGGATGATTTTGCCAAGGCCTTTACTCAATGTGATGTGATTGCTTCACCGGTTGCCCCGACCCCGGCTTGGCAGATCGGTCAGAAGGCTGGCGACCAGCTGTCCCTGTACCTCTCGGACATTCTCACCATCTCTGCGAACCTTGCCGGGATCCCAGGACTTTCAGTTCCCTGTGGATTCTCCGCTGATGGCCTGCCCATTGGAATGCAGTTGCAGGCAAGCCATTTCCAGGAAGAGGCCCTGTTGCGCGCTGCCTGGAATGTGGAGTTGCGGGCTGGGGTGAAAGGGAAGTGTCCTGAGTTATAA
- a CDS encoding GlsB/YeaQ/YmgE family stress response membrane protein, producing MGILSWIIMGLIVGALAKFIMPGKDPGGIIVTILIGIAGAFVGGYIGTFLGLGRVTGFNLGSLLLATGGGVVLLALYRVIKK from the coding sequence GTGGGAATTCTATCGTGGATCATAATGGGGCTGATTGTTGGTGCGCTCGCAAAATTCATCATGCCAGGGAAAGATCCTGGAGGAATTATTGTCACTATCCTGATAGGCATAGCAGGTGCTTTCGTGGGTGGGTACATCGGGACCTTTCTGGGGCTTGGAAGGGTGACCGGATTTAATCTTGGCAGTCTCCTCTTGGCTACTGGTGGTGGTGTTGTTCTTTTGGCTTTGTATCGTGTTATAAAGAAATAA
- a CDS encoding DUF3368 domain-containing protein, whose protein sequence is MILVADASPLIALACCDCLHILEKLFGEVKVSATVYEEVTIKNRSGSAQLLKYLQGKVVDDEPTTLVIEGGSLDRGELSSMILYKKIGADFLLIDEKLGRKIAKLNNIKVIGSLGVLIEAKKKGIVPSIKPHVEILRASSIYFSSALLDHALKMANEAAK, encoded by the coding sequence ATGATACTGGTGGCTGATGCGTCTCCTCTCATAGCTTTGGCCTGCTGTGATTGCCTGCATATTTTAGAAAAACTTTTCGGTGAAGTTAAAGTATCCGCAACTGTATACGAAGAGGTCACCATCAAAAACAGATCAGGTTCGGCTCAACTCCTGAAATATCTGCAAGGAAAAGTCGTCGATGATGAACCGACCACGTTGGTCATTGAGGGCGGCTCTTTGGACAGAGGAGAGTTGAGTTCGATGATTTTATATAAAAAAATTGGGGCTGACTTTCTGTTGATAGATGAAAAACTTGGGAGAAAAATTGCGAAATTAAACAACATCAAAGTGATCGGCAGCCTCGGCGTACTGATTGAAGCGAAGAAAAAGGGTATCGTTCCATCCATCAAACCCCATGTCGAAATTTTGAGAGCATCCTCTATTTATTTCAGTTCAGCTTTGCTTGACCATGCTCTGAAAATGGCAAACGAAGCTGCGAAATAG
- a CDS encoding UPF0175 family protein, with product MELTVNIPEKYTISRSPDELRLLLKLNTAIDMYRSGQISSGAAVEFIGEIDRAEFLYECRKRGVKPQSYENTEELEAEVAMLDRELL from the coding sequence ATGGAATTAACTGTGAATATCCCGGAGAAATACACTATCAGCCGCTCCCCCGACGAGTTGAGATTACTGCTCAAACTGAATACAGCCATAGACATGTATAGGTCAGGACAGATTTCTTCCGGAGCCGCCGTTGAATTCATAGGAGAAATAGACCGCGCTGAATTTCTTTATGAATGCAGAAAAAGAGGCGTTAAGCCACAAAGCTATGAAAACACCGAAGAGTTGGAAGCTGAAGTAGCTATGCTTGATCGGGAATTATTATGA
- a CDS encoding pre-peptidase C-terminal domain-containing protein has product MKSIFHSKLFFCQLLALICSFSLSLCCYIDSALADTFVAPANGTRLTYCEYGDTTCATSNYHTGQDYDDNSSLDIKASNGGKVVHKEIMWYSGPGVSDHGMGTNLIIEHVLDDNSRIYTSYSHLASVQPGIDEGACVTRGEVIATMGGSGYGNSDYWARHLHFEFKKSAVTGSPWGGSYWGYTPTDPGNYGYANPYSYIGLRNAKVHPDCGSGYEVYDFWRKADPLYADPNSDIWNPNFDAQYKVVNNGSEDIYIDSLALAVHDADDNYLFDLSDPNTGQARFYDNVTLSPGESLHFVFSVGYIHDPGTYKLVAKAQIDGTWHHLASQDFVMQEAPDNVITELTSGQQVSGSVSQGDWKQYKITASSSDTELQVNLTNLSADVDLYVRKDLSPTQTSYDCRPYNGGTASESCTLPNSGETTWYISVYGYRSGSFDLEATLAGQAVYPAEELSSGQQANGSVGLQGWKNYQITASSSDTELQVDLTNLSADVDLYVRKDLSPTQTAYDCRPYNGGTSSESCTLPNSGETTWYISVYGYQAGSFDLMATLSGIGSSSVTELTSGQQVSDSAGYHAWKKYKIVSSSSDTELQVAMSGLSADLDLYVQQGAEPTLSSYACRPYLGSTSSESCTLPNSGETTWYISVYGYQAGSFDLMATLSGIGSSSVTELTSGQQVSDSAGYHAWKKYKIVSSSSDTELQVAMSGLSADMDLYVQQGAEPTLSSYACRPYNGGTSSESCTLPNSGETTWYISVYGYQAGSFDLEATLSGSGSSSVTELTSGQQVSDSAGYHAWKKYKIVSSSSDTELQVDMSGLSADLDLYVQQGAEPTLTSYDCRPYHGNTASESCTLTNSGATEWYISVYGYQAGNFDLEATLSGSTSSNITILTSDEQVSDFVQYQTWANYKIEASSSDTQLLVDLTNLSADVDLYVKQGAMPTLSSYDCRPYMGSTLSESCTLTNTGNTDWYISVYGYQAGSYDLKAMLSQSVTYGYPHQGGYSISQGNNTGSHTGIGAYAYDFAMPVGTSVVASAGGVVSRIKQDSTLSGCDSAYANDANYVVIDHGNGESTLYLHLQADSVTVNVGSSVSKGQVIGQVGLSGWVCGAHLHFQVQQTCSSWWCQSVPVTFVE; this is encoded by the coding sequence ATGAAGAGCATATTCCATTCAAAGTTATTTTTTTGTCAACTTCTCGCTCTTATTTGTTCTTTTTCGCTATCACTTTGCTGTTATATTGACAGTGCCCTCGCTGATACATTCGTTGCTCCGGCAAATGGTACTAGGTTGACTTATTGTGAATATGGTGACACTACATGTGCTACTTCAAATTATCATACGGGTCAAGATTATGATGATAACTCTTCATTAGATATTAAGGCTTCAAATGGAGGTAAAGTAGTTCATAAAGAAATAATGTGGTATAGCGGTCCTGGTGTCAGTGATCATGGCATGGGGACTAATTTGATAATTGAACATGTATTAGACGATAACAGTAGAATCTATACTTCTTATTCACATTTAGCATCTGTTCAGCCTGGAATTGATGAGGGGGCCTGCGTCACTAGGGGAGAAGTTATTGCCACTATGGGTGGAAGTGGGTATGGCAATTCAGATTATTGGGCACGACACTTACATTTTGAATTTAAAAAATCCGCAGTTACTGGTTCTCCTTGGGGAGGTTCATACTGGGGGTACACACCAACGGATCCTGGTAATTATGGCTATGCTAATCCATATTCTTATATTGGATTAAGAAATGCAAAAGTACATCCTGACTGTGGTTCAGGATACGAGGTATACGACTTCTGGCGAAAAGCCGATCCTCTTTACGCAGACCCGAACAGCGATATCTGGAACCCGAACTTCGATGCCCAATATAAAGTGGTCAACAACGGCAGTGAGGATATTTATATCGATAGTCTGGCATTGGCTGTTCATGATGCCGACGATAACTACCTGTTTGACCTCTCTGATCCTAATACCGGGCAGGCAAGATTTTATGATAACGTGACATTATCTCCGGGAGAGTCACTCCATTTTGTATTTTCCGTGGGTTATATTCACGATCCAGGAACGTATAAGCTTGTGGCAAAAGCTCAGATTGATGGCACCTGGCACCATCTGGCTTCCCAGGATTTTGTTATGCAGGAGGCTCCTGATAACGTAATCACCGAACTCACCTCCGGTCAACAGGTATCCGGCTCTGTCTCTCAGGGAGACTGGAAGCAATATAAAATTACAGCGTCCTCCTCCGATACGGAACTCCAAGTCAATCTGACGAACCTTTCTGCCGATGTGGATCTGTATGTACGGAAAGATCTGTCACCCACTCAGACCTCCTATGATTGTAGGCCATATAATGGAGGAACTGCATCGGAAAGCTGTACTCTGCCCAACAGTGGAGAAACAACCTGGTACATCAGCGTGTACGGATACCGATCAGGTAGTTTCGATCTTGAAGCAACTCTTGCAGGGCAGGCGGTTTATCCTGCCGAGGAACTGTCATCAGGCCAGCAAGCCAACGGAAGTGTAGGATTGCAAGGTTGGAAAAATTATCAGATTACAGCTTCCTCCTCGGATACGGAACTTCAAGTCGATCTGACTAACCTGTCTGCCGATGTGGATCTGTATGTACGGAAAGATTTGTCACCCACCCAGACCGCCTATGATTGTAGACCATATAACGGAGGGACATCCTCTGAAAGCTGTACTCTGCCCAACAGTGGAGAAACAACCTGGTACATCAGCGTATATGGATATCAGGCAGGTAGCTTTGATCTTATGGCGACTCTGTCAGGAATCGGAAGCAGTTCTGTAACCGAACTTACATCTGGTCAGCAGGTTTCTGATTCAGCGGGCTATCATGCCTGGAAGAAGTACAAGATAGTCTCTTCGTCTTCTGATACGGAATTGCAGGTTGCTATGAGCGGTCTTTCCGCAGATCTTGATCTCTATGTTCAGCAGGGAGCGGAACCGACTTTATCGTCTTACGCATGTAGGCCATATCTTGGTAGTACGTCTTCTGAAAGCTGTACTCTGCCCAACAGTGGAGAAACAACCTGGTACATCAGCGTATATGGATATCAGGCAGGTAGCTTTGATCTTATGGCGACTCTGTCAGGAATCGGAAGCAGTTCTGTAACCGAACTTACATCTGGCCAGCAGGTTTCTGATTCAGCGGGCTATCATGCCTGGAAGAAGTACAAGATAGTCTCTTCGTCTTCTGATACGGAATTGCAGGTTGCTATGAGCGGCCTTTCCGCAGATATGGATCTTTATGTTCAGCAGGGAGCGGAACCGACTTTATCGTCTTACGCATGTAGACCATATAACGGAGGGACATCCTCTGAAAGCTGTACTCTGCCCAACAGTGGAGAAACAACCTGGTACATCAGCGTGTATGGATATCAGGCAGGTAGCTTCGACCTTGAGGCGACTCTGTCAGGAAGCGGAAGCAGTTCTGTAACTGAACTTACATCTGGCCAGCAGGTTTCTGATTCAGCAGGCTATCATGCGTGGAAGAAATACAAGATAGTCTCTTCGTCCTCTGATACAGAATTACAGGTTGATATGAGCGGTCTTTCCGCTGATCTTGATCTCTATGTTCAGCAGGGAGCCGAACCAACCCTGACCTCCTATGATTGCAGACCCTATCACGGCAATACAGCTTCGGAAAGTTGCACCCTGACTAATAGTGGTGCAACAGAATGGTATATCAGTGTGTATGGGTATCAGGCAGGGAACTTCGATCTTGAAGCAACCTTATCTGGAAGTACTAGTAGTAATATAACGATACTTACATCTGACGAGCAGGTTTCCGATTTTGTTCAGTACCAAACTTGGGCAAACTATAAAATTGAAGCATCGTCTTCTGATACGCAGCTGCTGGTTGATCTGACGAACTTATCTGCGGATGTTGATTTATATGTCAAACAGGGGGCTATGCCTACCTTGTCTTCCTATGACTGTAGACCATATATGGGCAGTACATTATCAGAAAGCTGTACTTTGACAAATACTGGAAATACAGATTGGTATATTAGTGTGTATGGGTATCAAGCGGGTAGTTACGATCTTAAAGCCATGCTGTCACAATCAGTTACTTATGGTTATCCGCATCAAGGAGGGTACAGTATAAGTCAAGGCAACAATACCGGTAGTCATACAGGAATAGGGGCGTATGCCTATGATTTTGCAATGCCCGTAGGAACTAGTGTTGTAGCATCAGCAGGAGGAGTTGTAAGTAGAATCAAACAAGATTCTACGTTGTCTGGCTGCGACAGCGCATATGCTAACGACGCAAATTACGTTGTGATTGATCATGGTAACGGAGAATCTACCCTGTATTTGCATTTGCAGGCAGACTCTGTCACTGTTAATGTTGGCTCTAGCGTAAGCAAAGGACAGGTGATAGGACAGGTTGGATTAAGTGGATGGGTTTGTGGCGCGCATCTGCATTTTCAGGTGCAGCAAACATGCAGTTCGTGGTGGTGTCAATCTGTGCCTGTCACATTTGTCGAATAG
- a CDS encoding GNAT family N-acetyltransferase: protein MYFRIRVLEKEKFNQRAIMGKHYLNKLFEPDAVAVFGASDREGAVGALVFKNMIEGGFKGDVFPVNPKHKKVQGRKAYPDLKSIGKPVDLAVITTPAATVPGIVEECGVYGIKDAVVISAGFREVGPRGLKLERAVVENARRYGMRIMGPNCLGLMRPSTGLNCTFNKGTASEGSIALVSQSGALCTAILDWAAANGIGFSSVVSTGISADIDFGDILDYLVNDPKTKSILLYIEGIHNALSFMSGLRAAARIKPVIALKVGRHATGSKAAMSHTGALVGSDDVFDSALRRAGVLRGIRIANLFSAAGTLTFPIKASGEHLAIITNGGGPGVMATDRLADLGLPLAELSEATMKKLDAVLPATWSKGNPVDIIGDATPERYTQAVEICLKDPGVDGLLVLLTPQAMTDPAAVAQSLVGLKTKGKPLLTCWMGEIQVAEGRRILRDADVPTFNTPETAVDAFSYLVNYSRNQKLLLETPGPISRGKVPDVEGARLIIESVLGEGRKVLSEAESKAVLHAFRIPTASASIVRSPNEALVQAETIGFPIALKINSPDITHKSDAGGVRLGISNAQAARSAYNEMLEEVKKNRPEARIDGVTIEPMLLRPNGRELLVGLVTDPVFGPVITFGAGGTAVEVMGDRAVTLPPLNRRLVQDVISRTRVSKLLGAFRHMPAVDIEALEQILLRVSEIACELPMVKELDINPLIVDENGAIAVDARIVVDYHVQTGDRYSHMAIYPYPAHLVTKRQLPNGRDMVIRPIRPEDAEIEQAFVRNLSEQARYFRFMQSLTELSPQMLTSFTQIDYNREMALIAVVEEEGKEVEIGVARYIINPDGRSCEFAIVISDQWQRQGIAHLLMRHLIDTARSHGMQTMEGDVLRNNNEMLRLVTKLGFSISPVRVDPDLEHVILRM from the coding sequence TTGTACTTTCGTATAAGAGTACTTGAAAAAGAAAAATTCAACCAGCGAGCAATCATGGGTAAGCATTATCTGAACAAACTGTTTGAACCGGACGCCGTTGCTGTCTTCGGTGCCAGCGACCGCGAGGGTGCGGTGGGTGCCCTGGTCTTTAAGAATATGATCGAAGGCGGTTTTAAAGGCGATGTTTTTCCAGTTAATCCAAAGCATAAAAAGGTGCAGGGGCGTAAGGCCTATCCTGATCTGAAGTCTATCGGTAAACCGGTTGATCTGGCAGTCATAACAACCCCAGCTGCAACGGTTCCCGGTATAGTGGAGGAATGCGGGGTTTACGGAATCAAGGACGCCGTAGTTATTTCCGCAGGTTTTCGTGAGGTCGGACCAAGGGGGCTGAAGCTGGAGCGCGCTGTTGTTGAGAATGCCCGCCGCTACGGCATGCGGATTATGGGGCCCAACTGTCTGGGCCTTATGCGACCGAGCACCGGCCTTAACTGCACCTTCAATAAGGGGACTGCCAGTGAGGGCAGTATTGCTTTGGTCTCACAATCCGGTGCCTTGTGTACCGCCATTTTGGACTGGGCTGCCGCCAATGGTATAGGCTTCTCCTCTGTGGTTTCAACGGGTATTTCAGCGGATATTGATTTCGGTGATATCCTTGATTATTTGGTGAATGATCCCAAGACCAAAAGTATCCTGCTTTATATTGAGGGAATTCATAATGCCCTTTCTTTTATGAGTGGGTTGCGGGCTGCAGCACGCATCAAGCCAGTTATTGCCTTGAAGGTTGGTCGGCATGCCACAGGCTCTAAGGCCGCCATGTCGCATACCGGTGCCCTGGTAGGGTCTGATGATGTTTTTGACAGCGCCTTGCGTCGAGCTGGTGTGCTGCGTGGGATTCGTATTGCCAACCTCTTCTCAGCTGCTGGAACCCTGACCTTTCCCATTAAAGCATCTGGTGAACATCTGGCGATTATCACCAACGGGGGAGGCCCAGGTGTGATGGCCACTGATCGTCTTGCAGATTTGGGTCTGCCTTTGGCCGAATTGAGCGAGGCAACCATGAAAAAGCTGGACGCAGTTCTGCCAGCGACCTGGTCCAAGGGCAATCCGGTGGACATCATCGGAGATGCAACCCCGGAGCGTTATACCCAGGCCGTGGAGATCTGTCTGAAAGATCCAGGTGTGGATGGTCTGCTGGTTCTCCTCACCCCTCAGGCTATGACGGACCCGGCTGCGGTGGCCCAGTCCCTGGTTGGCTTGAAGACCAAGGGGAAACCGTTGCTCACCTGCTGGATGGGAGAAATTCAGGTGGCTGAGGGACGTCGTATTCTTCGCGATGCAGATGTACCCACCTTTAATACGCCGGAAACAGCGGTAGATGCCTTTTCCTATTTGGTTAATTATAGCCGTAACCAGAAATTGCTTCTGGAAACCCCTGGGCCAATATCACGAGGTAAGGTCCCAGATGTGGAAGGAGCGCGCCTGATCATTGAGAGCGTTCTTGGTGAGGGGCGCAAAGTTCTCAGTGAGGCGGAATCCAAGGCCGTGCTCCATGCCTTCCGTATTCCCACTGCCAGCGCCAGTATTGTTCGCTCGCCCAATGAGGCCTTGGTGCAGGCGGAAACCATCGGTTTTCCCATTGCCCTGAAGATCAATTCCCCGGATATCACCCATAAATCTGATGCCGGTGGGGTCCGGCTGGGGATCTCTAATGCCCAGGCTGCCCGGAGCGCCTATAACGAGATGCTGGAAGAGGTGAAGAAAAATCGCCCGGAGGCGAGGATCGATGGGGTAACCATTGAACCTATGCTTCTGCGTCCCAATGGCCGGGAACTCTTGGTGGGATTGGTCACAGACCCGGTCTTTGGGCCGGTCATCACCTTTGGTGCGGGCGGTACCGCTGTTGAGGTGATGGGCGATAGGGCCGTTACTCTACCGCCTCTGAACCGGCGCCTGGTGCAGGATGTGATCAGTCGAACCAGGGTTTCCAAGCTGCTCGGAGCCTTTCGGCATATGCCTGCGGTTGATATTGAAGCGCTGGAACAGATCCTTTTGCGGGTTTCCGAGATCGCCTGTGAATTACCTATGGTTAAGGAACTGGATATTAACCCCCTGATCGTGGATGAAAACGGGGCCATTGCCGTGGATGCCCGAATTGTGGTGGATTATCATGTCCAGACCGGAGATCGCTACAGTCATATGGCGATTTATCCTTATCCGGCCCATCTGGTGACTAAGCGTCAGCTGCCCAACGGCAGGGATATGGTGATCCGGCCCATCCGACCGGAGGATGCGGAGATTGAGCAGGCCTTTGTCCGTAATCTTTCTGAGCAGGCCAGGTATTTCCGTTTTATGCAGTCCCTGACCGAGCTCAGTCCACAGATGCTGACCAGCTTCACCCAGATTGATTATAACCGGGAGATGGCCCTGATCGCGGTAGTGGAAGAGGAGGGTAAGGAGGTTGAGATCGGGGTTGCCCGCTATATCATTAACCCGGACGGCAGGAGCTGCGAATTCGCTATTGTTATCTCTGATCAATGGCAGCGGCAGGGTATCGCTCATCTCCTGATGCGTCATCTTATTGATACAGCTCGGAGTCATGGTATGCAGACGATGGAAGGAGATGTACTCCGTAATAATAATGAAATGCTGCGGCTGGTGACCAAGCTGGGCTTCAGTATCAGCCCTGTTCGGGTCGATCCTGATTTGGAGCATGTGATTTTGCGGATGTAG
- a CDS encoding tetratricopeptide repeat protein — MSFAKQHGVVKNIKTFFASLFRSQQENPAPEEQNQYRQKTQAAGKNEPSSLEASSPKKTSYSSRSAPSLGADLEDMDQWFPSSREKDQEPKGEPEPPQEQEVIPDDDLMAGGIYSLQEQEDGPYWLTKVIYVEEQVVHVVCYAQRPEQLPSEIVEQQLTIALNKEDSSFGIEHLPLPRTDFAANAVLLGQRSLSENDFTGYRLYVDSVFDCLDEQAPDWLKKAGSYAAWRYDHNAMAALADRYLIGVDLPRDSSKSLYWLNRLVHAGKDLVQPETAIESEKQILTGGVYACPQEDDRYRICKVVLKDKHGLQLINFPAHLGQLPESLHLAQSVEQAAARRTGKPPVLSHVALEASGFLEQSPIFLGLLPVTVHELHCYRSHLRKMFEGAEFQKSAWESLQKRAADGDLQAQLDVAYRYIDGDSAWEVKRNIPEAIPWLTEAANQGHALAAYNLAMLFQQGEEGVAPDPQLGLEWLAYAAQLNYGPAQLHTADCYRQGKGCTENIAIAHAWYTLALQTENGLPEEARQRAKQGRREIERSCTPEQLTEAQDYLQQLQAPS, encoded by the coding sequence ATGTCTTTTGCAAAACAACACGGGGTAGTTAAAAACATTAAGACTTTCTTCGCAAGCCTCTTTCGGTCGCAGCAGGAAAACCCAGCGCCTGAAGAACAGAATCAGTACCGACAGAAGACACAGGCCGCAGGAAAAAACGAGCCATCCTCCCTGGAGGCTTCAAGCCCGAAGAAGACATCATACTCTTCCAGATCTGCCCCCTCCTTGGGAGCAGATCTGGAAGATATGGACCAATGGTTTCCTTCCTCCAGAGAGAAGGACCAAGAGCCTAAGGGTGAACCGGAGCCGCCGCAAGAGCAGGAAGTCATCCCAGACGATGACCTTATGGCAGGTGGAATCTACTCCCTACAGGAACAGGAAGATGGTCCGTACTGGCTTACCAAGGTTATTTACGTGGAAGAACAGGTTGTGCATGTTGTTTGCTATGCACAACGCCCGGAGCAGCTGCCTTCTGAAATTGTCGAACAGCAACTGACCATCGCCCTCAACAAGGAGGATAGCTCTTTCGGCATTGAGCACCTCCCGCTTCCTCGGACTGATTTTGCGGCCAATGCGGTATTGCTCGGCCAACGGTCCTTATCTGAAAATGATTTTACAGGATATCGGCTATATGTCGATTCGGTCTTTGATTGTCTTGATGAACAGGCCCCAGACTGGCTGAAAAAAGCAGGCTCCTATGCGGCCTGGCGCTATGATCATAATGCAATGGCGGCCCTGGCAGACCGCTATCTTATCGGCGTTGATCTCCCCAGAGACAGTAGCAAATCCCTCTACTGGCTCAACCGGCTTGTCCATGCTGGCAAGGATCTTGTCCAGCCTGAAACAGCCATAGAAAGCGAAAAACAAATTCTCACCGGAGGTGTCTATGCCTGTCCGCAAGAGGACGATAGATATCGTATCTGCAAGGTTGTATTAAAAGATAAGCACGGACTCCAGCTGATTAATTTCCCCGCACATTTAGGGCAACTTCCCGAGTCTCTTCATCTGGCCCAGTCTGTTGAGCAGGCAGCAGCACGGCGCACGGGGAAGCCTCCGGTGCTCAGCCATGTCGCTCTTGAGGCCTCAGGTTTTCTCGAACAGTCCCCAATTTTTCTGGGATTACTGCCAGTGACCGTTCATGAACTCCACTGCTACCGCTCTCATCTCCGCAAAATGTTTGAAGGTGCTGAATTCCAAAAAAGCGCCTGGGAAAGCCTCCAGAAAAGGGCGGCAGACGGTGATCTCCAGGCACAACTGGATGTTGCCTACCGCTATATTGACGGTGATTCGGCCTGGGAAGTCAAACGAAATATCCCAGAGGCTATTCCCTGGCTCACAGAGGCTGCAAATCAGGGCCACGCCCTTGCTGCCTATAATCTGGCAATGCTTTTTCAGCAGGGGGAAGAAGGGGTTGCACCGGATCCGCAGCTCGGCCTTGAGTGGTTAGCCTACGCAGCCCAACTGAACTACGGACCAGCTCAGCTCCACACCGCAGACTGCTACCGCCAGGGAAAAGGTTGCACAGAAAATATCGCCATTGCCCATGCCTGGTACACCCTGGCCCTTCAGACTGAAAATGGCCTCCCTGAAGAGGCACGGCAACGAGCCAAACAAGGAAGACGAGAAATAGAGAGAAGCTGTACCCCGGAGCAACTCACAGAAGCACAAGACTATCTCCAACAACTGCAAGCTCCCTCTTAA